From the Paenibacillus sp. FSL H8-0548 genome, one window contains:
- a CDS encoding flotillin family protein — MPESLVIPIIVVGVLVVLGLAFWARYRTVSPDEAMLVTGSFLGSKHASTDESGRKVKIIRGGGAFILPIFQKAEFLSLLSHKLDVSTPEVYTELGVPVMADGVAIIKIGGAVEDVATAAEQFLGKPTEALKSEAQEVLEGHLRAILGSMTVEEVYRNRDKFAQEVQGVAAKDLKKMGLQIVSFTIKDLRDKHGYLDALGKPRIAAVKRDAEIAEAEAVRDARIQKALASEAGQKAELVRDTNIAEAEKEKEMKVASFKRDQDTAKAEADQAYSIQEARAKQSVVEEQMKVELVRKEREIDLEGKEILRREKQYDAEVKKKADADRYAVEQAAEANKAKQLREADAVQYRIEAEAKAHAAQKRLDGLAVAEAERAKGTAEADVIRLRGLAEAEAKEKLAEAFAKFGEAAVLDIIVKMLPELAGKIAEPLSNIDKLTVVDTGNGEGAARVSNYVTSLMSTAPEMLKSVSGIDVNALIKGLTSKTLTAPAPSVKPVEIIPAPAAPKLPDLS; from the coding sequence ATGCCAGAATCTTTGGTTATACCTATTATTGTCGTTGGAGTTCTTGTCGTTCTTGGTCTTGCCTTCTGGGCGCGCTACAGAACCGTTAGTCCGGATGAGGCGATGCTCGTAACAGGATCGTTTCTTGGCAGCAAACATGCAAGCACGGACGAATCGGGCCGCAAAGTGAAAATTATTAGAGGTGGAGGGGCGTTCATTCTACCTATTTTCCAAAAAGCCGAGTTTCTATCTTTACTTTCACATAAGCTTGATGTCTCAACTCCTGAGGTGTACACAGAACTAGGGGTTCCTGTTATGGCAGATGGGGTCGCTATCATTAAAATAGGTGGAGCAGTTGAGGACGTTGCAACGGCCGCAGAGCAATTTTTAGGCAAGCCCACCGAAGCCTTGAAGAGTGAGGCACAGGAAGTGCTTGAAGGCCATTTGCGCGCAATACTGGGCTCCATGACTGTTGAAGAGGTTTATCGAAACCGTGATAAGTTTGCGCAAGAGGTACAAGGGGTTGCAGCTAAAGATTTGAAGAAAATGGGGCTTCAGATCGTTTCCTTCACGATTAAAGATTTGCGAGATAAGCATGGATACTTAGATGCGCTTGGTAAGCCAAGAATTGCTGCAGTGAAGCGGGATGCGGAAATTGCAGAAGCCGAGGCAGTACGGGATGCTCGAATTCAGAAAGCGCTTGCGTCTGAGGCGGGTCAGAAGGCTGAGCTTGTTCGTGATACAAATATTGCTGAGGCGGAGAAGGAGAAGGAAATGAAGGTTGCTTCCTTTAAACGCGATCAAGATACAGCAAAGGCGGAAGCGGATCAGGCTTATTCCATTCAAGAAGCTCGTGCGAAGCAAAGCGTTGTCGAAGAGCAGATGAAGGTAGAGCTCGTACGTAAAGAGCGCGAGATTGATCTAGAGGGCAAAGAAATACTCCGCCGGGAGAAGCAGTATGACGCAGAAGTGAAGAAGAAGGCGGATGCGGATCGCTACGCAGTTGAACAAGCAGCAGAAGCGAATAAAGCGAAGCAACTTCGTGAAGCGGATGCAGTGCAGTATCGTATTGAAGCAGAAGCTAAGGCGCATGCTGCGCAGAAGCGATTGGACGGTTTGGCAGTAGCGGAGGCAGAGAGAGCTAAGGGTACGGCTGAGGCCGATGTTATTCGTCTTCGCGGTTTGGCTGAAGCGGAAGCGAAAGAGAAGCTCGCGGAAGCCTTTGCGAAATTTGGAGAGGCTGCGGTTCTCGATATTATTGTCAAAATGCTGCCGGAGCTTGCTGGTAAAATAGCAGAGCCTCTCAGCAATATTGATAAGCTTACAGTCGTTGATACTGGCAACGGCGAGGGTGCTGCAAGGGTAAGCAACTATGTAACGTCATTGATGTCGACAGCTCCAGAAATGCTGAAGAGTGTGTCGGGTATCGATGTGAATGCTCTTATTAAAGGGTTAACTAGCAAAACGTTAACTGCTCCAGCTCCAAGTGTGAAGCCAGTTGAAATTATTCCTGCACCTGCAGCACCAAAGCTTCCTGACCTATCGTAA
- a CDS encoding transglycosylase domain-containing protein — protein sequence MQEDRQPTPVKRSKWRTFGIVTFITVKWMVYFGIFIALLAGGAVTGYVAANVKNEEIRPRTLIEEKVGENAITGFVYFNDESLIGQLRTSEDRMIITYDDLPPQVINAVLGIEDNNFLEHKGVDINGLGRAVKQKLLNEDTQTGGSTLTQQLARRVFLSLDKTDSRKIKEIFLSLRMERYLTKKEILAAYLNKVPFGNGNSGYNLFGIKAASKGIFNITDLNQLNIAQSAYLAGLPQRPSAYTAYTGKGQFNQAGFDLALGRQRTVLKRMFETGRITQQEYDEALKFDIRKTLAEPSEKAYTTYPYLMLEAERQAAEIMLMEQDSKLTKADLRKKENAALIEEARDHLLRGGYHVYTTIDKDIYQLMREIGTNDENFTPYSETKGLEQIAAIMLDHKSGAILGMLEGRDFYEEQLNYATQMTRQPGSTMKTLAAYLPAIEMGIIQPASIIDDAPIVLKDGQKGFHIPMNVNRKFAGLVTAREALNRSLNLPALKIFNEEVKIENAWEFVKKLGITTLQPEDAYAQTGVIGGLSIGVSVEELTNAYGAIPNKGVFNDAFMISKITDANGKIVYEHKDVPTRVFSEQSAFLMTDMLSTVISSSSGSANKLKSQFDKYGEIPIAGKTGSTQSYGDVWFMGFSPDVTLGVWAGYEEQVNSLSENGKTRARSIWALIMNKMAETKPEIFVTKEFERPEGIVKATVSSASGLLPSQLTKEAGKLVTDWFNKKDIPKKTDDALVKMAYVTYEGVNYVPNPATPSDMVKEKIVIKRKKPLDVLMDEIKEAQSKLPASSRRALEIYLPADAADNAPSKPDPRTDDGAAPPPPSSVKLQSTDGVLILTFNSSTAADVVGYRVYRSTDQQKYEKQGESIISDTEKRMKLYASASQSYTYYVTAVDVVGKESAPSQLVQYGNIPIVPEPPVSDNNGAGNGTGTDTSVPASAAPTGLQAVKSDLSVRLTWAANSVSDQVTQYHVYYSSNNDGKYSKIGSTSETSFEYVAPLISGSFYVTSENATGESAPSSKQTVS from the coding sequence ATGCAAGAAGATCGTCAACCTACGCCAGTCAAACGAAGCAAGTGGCGTACTTTTGGAATTGTAACTTTTATAACAGTAAAATGGATGGTATATTTCGGAATCTTCATCGCTTTGCTTGCTGGGGGCGCAGTAACCGGCTATGTTGCAGCAAATGTGAAAAACGAAGAAATACGACCACGTACATTAATTGAAGAAAAAGTTGGCGAAAATGCAATTACCGGCTTCGTTTACTTCAATGATGAATCTCTTATTGGTCAGCTTAGAACATCAGAAGACCGAATGATTATTACATATGATGATTTACCGCCCCAGGTCATCAATGCCGTACTCGGTATTGAAGACAACAACTTTCTTGAACACAAGGGCGTAGACATTAATGGACTTGGTCGTGCGGTTAAACAAAAGCTTTTAAATGAAGATACACAAACCGGGGGAAGCACGCTGACCCAGCAGCTAGCCCGTCGCGTATTTTTAAGCTTAGACAAAACGGACAGTCGTAAAATAAAAGAAATATTTTTATCGCTGCGAATGGAACGATATTTGACTAAGAAAGAGATATTGGCAGCTTACTTGAACAAGGTACCGTTTGGTAACGGCAACAGCGGCTATAATTTATTCGGAATTAAAGCTGCTTCCAAAGGGATCTTTAATATTACTGATCTTAACCAGCTAAATATAGCACAATCCGCTTATTTAGCCGGGCTGCCGCAGCGTCCATCCGCGTATACAGCCTACACAGGCAAGGGACAATTTAATCAAGCAGGCTTCGACCTGGCGTTAGGCCGTCAACGGACTGTATTGAAGCGAATGTTCGAGACAGGCCGCATCACTCAGCAAGAATATGATGAAGCTCTCAAATTTGATATTAGAAAAACACTTGCTGAGCCTTCTGAGAAGGCCTACACCACCTATCCTTATTTAATGCTCGAAGCTGAGCGGCAAGCTGCAGAAATTATGCTGATGGAGCAAGACAGCAAATTAACCAAAGCTGATCTGAGAAAAAAAGAAAACGCTGCTCTCATCGAGGAAGCACGTGATCATCTCCTTCGCGGCGGTTATCATGTTTATACGACCATTGACAAAGATATTTATCAGCTCATGCGTGAAATTGGAACCAACGACGAAAACTTTACGCCTTACAGTGAGACTAAAGGATTAGAACAAATTGCTGCCATCATGCTTGACCATAAATCAGGTGCGATATTAGGAATGCTTGAAGGCCGTGACTTCTACGAGGAGCAGTTGAACTACGCGACTCAAATGACGAGACAGCCAGGTTCAACTATGAAAACATTGGCTGCCTATTTGCCGGCAATTGAAATGGGAATTATCCAGCCTGCTAGTATTATTGATGATGCACCGATCGTTCTCAAGGACGGTCAGAAAGGTTTTCATATTCCGATGAACGTAAACCGGAAGTTCGCAGGTTTAGTAACCGCACGCGAAGCTCTGAACCGTTCATTGAACTTGCCAGCCTTAAAAATATTCAATGAAGAAGTAAAAATCGAAAACGCATGGGAATTTGTCAAGAAGCTTGGTATTACAACACTGCAACCTGAAGATGCTTATGCACAAACCGGCGTTATCGGCGGTCTCAGCATCGGTGTATCTGTAGAGGAGCTTACCAATGCATACGGAGCCATTCCAAACAAAGGCGTTTTTAATGATGCATTTATGATTTCAAAGATTACCGATGCTAACGGTAAAATCGTATATGAGCATAAAGATGTGCCCACTCGTGTGTTCTCAGAGCAAAGCGCATTTTTGATGACCGATATGCTCTCGACCGTTATCTCAAGCAGCAGCGGCTCTGCCAACAAGCTAAAATCGCAATTCGATAAATACGGTGAAATTCCGATTGCAGGTAAAACGGGCTCAACGCAAAGCTATGGCGATGTTTGGTTCATGGGCTTCTCGCCTGATGTTACACTCGGCGTGTGGGCTGGCTACGAGGAACAAGTCAATTCCTTATCCGAGAACGGCAAAACACGAGCCCGTTCGATATGGGCATTAATTATGAACAAGATGGCAGAGACTAAGCCGGAAATATTCGTAACTAAAGAGTTCGAACGTCCAGAAGGCATCGTGAAGGCCACCGTTTCCAGTGCAAGCGGCCTGCTGCCAAGCCAGCTAACTAAGGAAGCAGGCAAGCTCGTAACCGACTGGTTTAATAAAAAGGATATTCCTAAAAAAACGGATGATGCGCTTGTCAAGATGGCGTATGTAACCTATGAAGGTGTTAATTACGTTCCGAATCCTGCTACGCCAAGCGATATGGTGAAGGAAAAAATCGTTATTAAACGTAAAAAACCACTGGATGTCCTAATGGATGAAATCAAAGAAGCGCAGTCGAAGCTGCCAGCAAGCAGCAGACGCGCGCTTGAGATATACTTGCCTGCTGACGCAGCAGACAACGCGCCATCTAAGCCCGATCCGCGTACTGACGACGGAGCAGCACCTCCTCCGCCATCAAGTGTTAAGCTGCAGTCGACTGATGGCGTGCTCATCTTAACCTTTAATAGTAGTACAGCAGCGGACGTAGTCGGCTATCGTGTTTACAGATCAACCGATCAACAAAAGTACGAGAAGCAAGGCGAGTCCATTATTTCAGATACCGAGAAGCGTATGAAGCTTTACGCATCTGCCTCTCAGAGCTATACGTACTATGTCACTGCAGTTGATGTTGTCGGCAAGGAGTCCGCACCAAGCCAGCTAGTTCAGTATGGCAACATTCCTATCGTCCCTGAGCCGCCTGTGAGCGATAATAATGGGGCTGGGAATGGAACGGGAACGGATACCTCAGTTCCAGCATCTGCTGCTCCAACGGGCCTGCAGGCAGTGAAATCAGACCTTAGCGTACGGTTAACCTGGGCAGCCAACAGCGTGTCTGATCAAGTCACACAATATCATGTGTACTACAGCTCAAATAACGATGGAAAATATTCAAAAATCGGCTCCACATCTGAAACTAGCTTTGAGTATGTTGCTCCGCTAATCTCCGGATCATTTTATGTAACATCGGAGAATGCAACCGGTGAGTCAGCTCCCTCCTCAAAGCAAACGGTTAGTTAA
- a CDS encoding protease, with amino-acid sequence METLFMSCLVGGILYALISVVFGDWLGLALDGALDFLSLDGHSWLSPTALVGGITVFGGAGLMLEKYTVFGSASIVIMALLIGLIAGTAVFFLYIKPMEQSENSIAFSLNGLSGMVAEVLTPIPASGYGEVMVKVGAGNTNQIAASFDGVDIAGGAKVVVIEVKDSTLYVSEIDLL; translated from the coding sequence TTGGAGACGCTATTTATGTCCTGTTTAGTCGGAGGAATTCTATATGCACTCATTAGCGTTGTTTTCGGGGATTGGTTGGGACTAGCGCTCGACGGTGCGCTCGATTTTCTATCATTAGACGGTCATTCATGGCTGTCGCCGACTGCTCTTGTAGGTGGAATCACCGTATTTGGCGGTGCTGGCCTCATGCTGGAGAAGTATACGGTCTTTGGTTCAGCTTCAATTGTCATTATGGCTTTGTTAATTGGGCTGATAGCAGGAACAGCAGTGTTTTTTCTGTATATCAAGCCGATGGAACAAAGTGAGAACTCCATTGCGTTTTCACTTAACGGACTATCAGGCATGGTCGCTGAAGTGCTGACTCCAATTCCTGCTTCGGGCTATGGGGAAGTAATGGTCAAGGTTGGGGCCGGTAATACGAATCAAATCGCAGCGAGTTTCGATGGCGTTGATATTGCAGGAGGTGCAAAGGTCGTAGTAATAGAGGTAAAGGACAGCACGCTTTATGTATCGGAGATAGACCTATTATAA
- the rpsD gene encoding 30S ribosomal protein S4 codes for MSRYTGPKFKLSRRLGISLSGTGKELAKRAFPPGQHGPNQRKKLSGYGVQLQEKQKLRHMYGLNEKQFRNLFDKAAKMKGKAGENFMGLLESRLDNLVYRLGLSNSRAGARQLVAHGHVTVNGKKVDIASYSVSLGDVIGLRERSRSLRTIKEAMEGRHHLPNYLEFNDQALEGKFLRLPDRGELSQDIDEKQIVEFYSR; via the coding sequence ATGTCACGTTATACAGGACCTAAATTTAAACTAAGCCGTCGCCTTGGAATTTCTTTGAGCGGCACAGGTAAAGAACTAGCTAAACGCGCATTTCCACCAGGTCAACATGGACCTAACCAACGCAAAAAACTGAGCGGCTATGGCGTTCAATTGCAAGAGAAGCAAAAGCTTCGTCACATGTACGGTTTGAATGAAAAACAATTCCGCAACTTGTTTGACAAAGCGGCAAAAATGAAAGGTAAAGCCGGTGAAAACTTCATGGGCCTCCTTGAAAGCCGTCTTGACAACCTTGTTTACCGTCTTGGCCTTTCCAACTCTCGTGCAGGAGCACGTCAATTGGTAGCACACGGTCACGTAACTGTAAACGGCAAGAAAGTGGATATCGCTTCTTATAGCGTTTCACTAGGCGATGTAATCGGTTTGCGCGAGCGCAGCCGCAGCCTAAGAACAATTAAAGAAGCAATGGAAGGTCGTCATCACCTTCCGAACTACTTGGAGTTCAACGATCAAGCATTGGAAGGTAAATTCCTTCGTCTGCCTGACCGCGGTGAGCTTTCCCAAGATATCGACGAGAAACAAATCGTCGAATTCTACAGCCGTTAA
- a CDS encoding aldo/keto reductase — translation MEKRKLGSSELYPSVIGFGSYAAGKFGWGEVDDDDVIAAIQRAYELGITFYDTAPGYGLGHSEEVLGRAVKPFREHVIIATKANLLWKDQGHFTINVTKAKIVREIEESLRRLNTEYIDLYQVHWPNSNNETPIEEIFETLNKLVEQGKIRHLGVSNFNVQQLVAAQTVSPIISLQSTYNLFQRDVEHAALPYAKQRNIGFIPYSPLAQGLLTGKFNYLTRLSETDVRKQLNPLFSDKQFIKNLVIVETFTGIARSIGKPLSQVAINWLLYRNEISAVMVGGKTIKQVEENAAAARWRLSREDYEQISRLFETDSSYMI, via the coding sequence TTGGAGAAGCGTAAATTAGGCAGCAGTGAGCTCTATCCTTCCGTTATAGGATTCGGCTCGTACGCCGCGGGGAAGTTTGGCTGGGGTGAGGTCGATGATGATGATGTTATAGCTGCTATTCAACGGGCTTATGAACTAGGTATTACTTTCTATGATACGGCACCTGGTTATGGTCTTGGCCATTCAGAAGAAGTACTGGGCAGGGCAGTTAAGCCTTTTCGGGAGCATGTCATTATCGCCACAAAAGCTAATCTGCTATGGAAAGATCAAGGACATTTCACTATAAATGTAACGAAGGCGAAAATTGTTCGTGAGATTGAAGAAAGCTTGCGCCGGCTAAATACAGAATATATAGATTTATATCAGGTGCACTGGCCAAATTCCAATAATGAAACTCCAATTGAGGAGATATTTGAAACCTTAAATAAATTGGTTGAGCAGGGGAAAATACGTCATCTTGGTGTTTCGAATTTCAATGTTCAACAGCTTGTAGCAGCACAAACGGTAAGTCCAATTATTTCTTTGCAGTCGACATATAATCTGTTCCAACGTGATGTGGAGCATGCGGCTTTGCCTTATGCAAAGCAGAGAAATATAGGCTTTATCCCCTACAGTCCACTGGCTCAAGGCTTGTTGACGGGCAAGTTCAACTATTTAACAAGGCTTTCCGAGACAGATGTTCGCAAACAGCTCAATCCCTTATTTTCTGATAAGCAGTTTATCAAAAATCTTGTGATCGTCGAAACTTTTACAGGTATAGCCCGGTCGATTGGTAAGCCGTTAAGTCAGGTTGCGATTAATTGGTTGTTGTATCGCAATGAAATTTCAGCAGTTATGGTTGGCGGCAAAACGATAAAACAAGTAGAGGAAAATGCAGCTGCTGCAAGATGGAGATTATCGAGAGAGGACTATGAGCAAATTAGTCGATTATTTGAGACGGATTCCTCCTATATGATATAA